A stretch of Streptomyces vietnamensis DNA encodes these proteins:
- a CDS encoding ABC transporter transmembrane domain-containing protein, whose amino-acid sequence MQIRDLPYADPGVPDVRSGTRFLLWLGRQQLGGQVKCLLWGLLHHLGIAGLPLGVGLAVQAVVDRDGGRLALAGVLLLALGAAIAAGDVMLHRTAVTNWITAAARVQQLLSRKTAELGSVLTRRVAAGEVVAVSTGDVERIGWFVEALSRFAAAAVTLVVICVGLVVYQPALGVVVAAGIPVLALAVLPLLPHAARRADVQREKAGKATELASDTVAGLRVLRGIGGEELFLGRYRAASQEVRRAAVHSARMWALIAAIQVVLPGLLLIAVVAYGTKLALDGRIEVGELVTVYSAVALTHHALRNFEEIAQAFSFSRPSAKRAARVLSLTRTTTTVPKPREVEAGGDLYDPLTGLRAPAGLFTAVVCGDPDVAGRLADRLGGHPTEPDADHTSVLLGGVPLDELPLEDARTVVLVQDKEPVLLSGTLRELLDVPTSGKVRAEHALAAAQCDDVLDALAQASVATGGDPMLTRITERGRSLSGGQRQRLALARSLFADPEVLVLDEPTSAVDAHTEAAVATWIAELRRTRTTVVLTSSPLVLDRAHCVVLVHEGQAVAVGSHRGLLATEPRYRAVVTRETDEELATADGRAVELDALEGESA is encoded by the coding sequence ATGCAGATTCGAGATCTTCCCTACGCCGACCCGGGGGTCCCCGATGTCCGCTCGGGCACCCGGTTCCTCCTCTGGCTCGGCCGACAACAGCTCGGCGGGCAGGTGAAATGCCTGCTCTGGGGGCTGCTGCACCATCTGGGCATCGCCGGTCTGCCGCTCGGCGTCGGTCTCGCCGTCCAGGCAGTCGTGGACCGCGACGGCGGACGGCTCGCGCTCGCCGGGGTGCTGCTCCTGGCCCTCGGGGCGGCGATCGCGGCCGGTGACGTCATGCTCCACCGCACCGCCGTCACCAACTGGATCACCGCCGCCGCCCGTGTGCAGCAGCTCCTCTCCCGCAAGACCGCCGAACTGGGCTCCGTCCTGACCCGGCGGGTCGCCGCCGGAGAAGTCGTCGCCGTGTCGACCGGTGACGTCGAGCGGATCGGCTGGTTCGTCGAGGCGCTGTCCCGGTTCGCCGCGGCCGCCGTCACCCTGGTCGTCATCTGCGTCGGCCTCGTCGTCTACCAGCCGGCCCTGGGTGTCGTGGTCGCCGCCGGCATCCCCGTCCTCGCCCTCGCCGTGCTGCCGCTGCTCCCCCACGCGGCCCGCCGGGCGGACGTCCAGCGCGAGAAAGCCGGCAAGGCCACCGAGCTGGCCTCCGACACGGTCGCCGGACTCCGGGTGCTGCGCGGCATCGGCGGCGAGGAGCTCTTCCTCGGCCGCTACCGCGCCGCCTCCCAGGAGGTCCGCCGGGCGGCCGTGCACAGTGCGCGGATGTGGGCGCTGATCGCCGCGATCCAGGTCGTGCTGCCGGGCCTGCTGCTCATCGCCGTGGTGGCGTACGGGACGAAGCTCGCGCTCGACGGCCGGATCGAGGTCGGCGAGCTGGTCACCGTCTACAGCGCGGTGGCCCTCACCCATCACGCGCTGCGGAACTTCGAGGAGATCGCCCAGGCCTTCTCCTTCTCGCGGCCGTCCGCGAAGCGGGCCGCCCGGGTCCTCTCCCTGACCCGCACGACGACCACGGTCCCGAAGCCCCGGGAGGTCGAGGCCGGCGGCGACCTGTACGACCCGCTGACCGGGCTGCGCGCCCCCGCCGGGCTGTTCACGGCCGTCGTCTGCGGCGATCCGGACGTGGCCGGGCGGCTCGCGGACCGGCTCGGCGGCCACCCGACGGAGCCGGACGCCGACCACACCTCGGTGCTGCTCGGCGGGGTGCCGCTCGACGAACTGCCGCTGGAGGACGCCCGTACCGTCGTCCTCGTCCAGGACAAGGAGCCGGTGCTGCTCTCGGGCACCCTCCGCGAGCTGCTCGACGTTCCCACGTCGGGCAAGGTCCGGGCCGAGCATGCGCTCGCCGCCGCCCAGTGCGACGACGTCCTCGACGCGCTCGCGCAGGCCTCCGTCGCCACCGGCGGCGATCCGATGCTCACCCGCATCACCGAGCGGGGCCGCTCGCTCTCCGGCGGCCAGCGCCAGCGGCTCGCCCTGGCCCGGTCCCTGTTCGCCGACCCGGAGGTGCTCGTCCTCGACGAGCCGACCTCGGCGGTCGACGCGCACACCGAGGCAGCCGTCGCCACCTGGATCGCGGAGCTGCGGAGGACCAGGACCACGGTGGTGCTCACCTCCTCGCCGCTGGTCCTGGACCGCGCCCACTGCGTCGTGCTGGTCCACGAGGGCCAGGCGGTCGCCGTCGGCAGCCACCGCGGGCTGCTCGCCACGGAGCCGCGCTACCGCGCGGTCGTCACCCGCGAGACCGACGAGGAACTCGCCACCGCCGACGGCCGCGCCGTCGAACTCGACGCACTGGAAGGGGAATCGGCATGA
- a CDS encoding ABC transporter ATP-binding protein: MIGLAPPEYDPAAPKTATTLPVAGTATVRGYVRELLRRHRRAFALLIGVNAVAVTASMAGPYLLGSVVDGLADGARDLHLERTVALFAVALLVQTVFTRLVRLRGAMLGEEMLADLREDFLVRAVGLPPGVLERAGAGDLLSRITTDVDRLANAMREAVPQLVIGVVWAGLLLGGLMVTAPPLALAALLAAPLLIVGCRWYFRRAPSAYRAESAGYAAVAGALAETVDAGRTVEAHRLGARRIALSDRRISEWVAWERYTLFLRSVLFPVINLTHTTVLCAVLLLGGVFVFQGWIDVGQLTTGALLAQMLVDPIGIVLRWYDELQVAQVSLARLVGVREIEPDAGDREVRPEGRAVEADEVRFGYREGVDVLHEVSLKVAPGTRLALVGPSGAGKSTLGRLLAGIYAPRTGSVTLGAAELARMPAERVREHVALVNQEHHVFVGSLRDNLLLARTGAADTDLWAALAAVDAEGWARALDEGLDTEVGSGGRSLTPAQAQQVALARLVLAGPHTLVLDEATSLLDPRAARHLERSLGRVLEGRTVVAIAHRLHTAHDADLIAVVEAGRISELGSHEELVAADGAYAALWRSWHG; this comes from the coding sequence ATGATCGGCCTGGCGCCGCCGGAGTACGACCCGGCGGCCCCGAAGACGGCGACGACGCTGCCCGTCGCCGGGACCGCCACCGTCCGCGGCTATGTCCGTGAGCTGCTGCGCCGGCACCGCCGGGCGTTCGCGCTGCTCATCGGGGTGAACGCGGTCGCCGTGACCGCCTCGATGGCCGGCCCGTACCTGCTCGGTTCGGTGGTGGACGGCCTCGCGGACGGGGCCCGTGACCTCCATCTGGAGCGTACGGTCGCACTGTTCGCGGTCGCGCTGCTCGTCCAGACGGTGTTCACGCGGCTGGTCCGGCTGCGCGGGGCGATGCTCGGCGAGGAGATGCTCGCGGATCTGCGCGAGGACTTCCTCGTCCGCGCGGTCGGCCTGCCGCCGGGCGTGCTCGAACGGGCCGGGGCGGGCGACCTGCTCTCCCGGATCACCACGGACGTCGACCGGCTCGCGAACGCCATGCGCGAGGCCGTGCCCCAGCTGGTCATCGGCGTCGTCTGGGCGGGGCTGCTGCTCGGCGGCCTCATGGTGACCGCGCCGCCGCTCGCGCTCGCCGCGCTGCTCGCCGCGCCGCTGCTGATCGTGGGCTGCCGGTGGTACTTCAGGCGGGCGCCGTCCGCGTACCGCGCGGAGTCCGCGGGGTACGCGGCGGTGGCCGGCGCGCTCGCCGAGACCGTCGACGCGGGCCGCACGGTCGAGGCGCACCGCCTCGGCGCGCGGCGGATCGCGCTGTCGGACCGGCGGATCTCGGAGTGGGTGGCGTGGGAGCGGTACACGCTCTTCCTGCGCTCGGTTCTCTTCCCCGTCATCAACCTCACCCATACGACGGTGCTGTGCGCGGTCCTGCTGCTCGGCGGGGTGTTCGTGTTCCAAGGATGGATCGACGTGGGACAGCTGACGACGGGGGCGCTGCTCGCGCAGATGCTGGTGGACCCGATCGGGATCGTGCTGCGCTGGTACGACGAGCTCCAGGTCGCGCAGGTGTCGCTGGCCCGGCTCGTCGGCGTCCGGGAGATCGAGCCGGACGCGGGCGACCGGGAGGTGCGGCCCGAGGGCCGGGCGGTGGAGGCGGACGAGGTCCGGTTCGGCTACCGCGAGGGCGTCGACGTGCTGCACGAGGTGTCCCTGAAGGTGGCGCCCGGCACCCGGCTCGCCCTGGTCGGCCCGTCGGGCGCGGGCAAGTCCACCCTGGGCCGGCTGCTGGCGGGGATCTACGCCCCGAGGACCGGTTCGGTCACCCTCGGGGCCGCCGAGCTGGCCCGGATGCCCGCCGAGCGGGTCCGCGAGCACGTGGCCCTGGTCAACCAGGAGCACCACGTCTTCGTGGGCTCCCTCCGCGACAATCTGCTCCTGGCCAGGACCGGGGCCGCCGACACCGACCTGTGGGCGGCGCTCGCGGCGGTGGACGCGGAGGGCTGGGCCCGGGCCCTCGACGAGGGCCTCGACACCGAGGTCGGCTCGGGCGGCCGGTCGCTGACCCCGGCGCAGGCCCAGCAGGTCGCGCTCGCCCGGCTCGTCCTGGCGGGCCCGCACACCCTGGTCCTGGACGAGGCGACCTCGCTGCTCGACCCGCGCGCGGCCCGGCACCTGGAGCGCTCGCTCGGCCGGGTCCTGGAGGGCCGTACGGTCGTGGCCATCGCGCACCGGCTGCACACCGCGCACGACGCCGACCTGATCGCGGTGGTCGAGGCGGGCCGGATCAGCGAGCTCGGCAGCCACGAGGAGCTGGTCGCGGCGGACGGGGCGTACGCGGCGCTGTGGCGGTCCTGGCACGGCTGA
- a CDS encoding NAD(P)-dependent oxidoreductase, protein MHIGVIGATGTIGSRVVAEALERGHLVRAFSRDATEVAAGETRSRITWASLDVLDAEAVAAVLPGLDVLVSAFQPGNASLDLADTVRRSIADAGVYATAARALLKALESHPRTRLIVIGGAGSLEVEPGVVLADTEEQLHETLDAVGLPREYAAAVRGHRDALNVLRTSNRRWTYFSPAEDIAPGERTGRFRIGEDQPVRDAEGRSRISAEDAAVALVDEAELPRFVQRRFTIGY, encoded by the coding sequence ATGCACATCGGAGTCATCGGAGCCACCGGCACCATCGGCAGTCGCGTCGTCGCGGAGGCGCTGGAACGGGGGCACCTCGTCAGGGCCTTCAGCCGCGACGCGACGGAGGTGGCCGCCGGGGAGACCCGCTCCCGCATCACGTGGGCGAGCCTCGACGTCCTCGACGCGGAGGCCGTCGCCGCCGTCCTGCCCGGACTCGACGTCCTCGTCAGCGCCTTCCAGCCCGGGAACGCGTCTCTGGACCTCGCGGACACCGTCCGCCGCTCCATCGCCGACGCCGGCGTGTACGCCACCGCCGCACGGGCCCTGCTCAAGGCCCTGGAGAGCCACCCCAGGACCCGGCTGATCGTCATCGGCGGCGCGGGCAGCCTGGAGGTCGAGCCCGGTGTGGTCCTCGCCGACACGGAGGAGCAACTGCACGAGACCCTCGACGCGGTGGGCCTGCCCCGCGAGTACGCGGCAGCGGTACGGGGCCACCGGGACGCGCTGAACGTGCTGCGCACCTCGAACCGCCGGTGGACCTACTTCAGCCCCGCCGAGGACATCGCGCCCGGCGAGCGCACCGGCCGCTTCCGCATCGGCGAGGACCAGCCGGTCCGGGACGCCGAGGGCCGCAGCCGCATCTCGGCGGAGGACGCGGCCGTGGCCCTCGTCGACGAGGCGGAACTGCCCCGCTTCGTCCAGCGCCGCTTCACGATCGGCTACTGA
- a CDS encoding TetR/AcrR family transcriptional regulator, whose protein sequence is MSGTTETRTGTAPAVRGRRERLRAETTAEIKGTALRLMAGGGPDAITLRAIAREMGMTANAIYGYFATRDDLVTTLIDDVYSALADSVESAWAAARAEDPAARILAWARAFRTWALTNPEGFRLVYGDPVPGYRAPEAGPAPDAARRVCTGLAGLAAAAWPYAELLYRDSAFTWSDFDAGLLDKVRPAFPDLPPAGVALALRLWGHLHGLVALEVYGHLGRQTASPDKLFEEELGRLVRTLGVPLDQRTAADGG, encoded by the coding sequence ATGAGCGGGACGACGGAGACACGGACGGGAACGGCCCCGGCCGTACGGGGACGGCGTGAGCGGCTACGGGCCGAGACCACGGCCGAGATCAAGGGCACGGCCCTGCGCCTGATGGCCGGGGGCGGCCCCGACGCCATCACCCTGCGGGCCATCGCCCGCGAGATGGGCATGACGGCCAACGCGATCTACGGCTACTTCGCCACCCGCGACGACCTGGTCACCACGCTCATCGACGACGTGTACTCGGCGCTCGCCGACTCCGTGGAGTCGGCCTGGGCCGCCGCCCGCGCCGAGGATCCCGCCGCCCGGATCCTGGCCTGGGCCCGCGCCTTCCGCACCTGGGCCCTGACGAACCCCGAGGGCTTCCGCCTCGTCTACGGCGATCCCGTGCCCGGCTACCGGGCCCCCGAGGCGGGCCCCGCCCCGGACGCGGCCCGTCGGGTGTGCACCGGGCTCGCCGGGCTCGCCGCGGCGGCCTGGCCGTACGCCGAACTCCTCTACCGGGACAGCGCGTTCACCTGGTCCGACTTCGACGCCGGGCTCCTCGACAAGGTGCGCCCGGCCTTCCCCGACCTGCCGCCCGCCGGTGTCGCGCTCGCCCTGCGCCTCTGGGGGCACCTGCACGGGCTCGTGGCCCTGGAGGTGTACGGGCACCTCGGCCGCCAGACGGCGAGCCCGGACAAGCTCTTCGAGGAGGAGTTGGGGCGCCTCGTGCGGACGCTGGGCGTCCCCCTCGACCAGAGGACGGCAGCTGACGGCGGCTAG
- a CDS encoding metal-dependent hydrolase: MMGPAHSLSGAAAWLGVGAAAAAFDHPMPWPVLVAGALICAGAALAPDLDHKSATISRAFGPVSRGLCEIVDKLSYAVYKATRSSSDPRRSGGHRTLTHTWLWAVLIGAGASVAAVTGGRWAVLAILFVHLVLAVEGLLWRAARVSSDVLVWLLGAAGAWILAGVLDQPGNGAGWLFTEPGQEYLWLGLPIVLGALVHDIGDALTVSGCPILWPIPVGRKRWYPLGPPKGMRFRAGSWVELKVLMPAFMVLGGVGGASALGFF, from the coding sequence ATGATGGGACCGGCGCACTCGCTGTCCGGAGCGGCGGCCTGGCTGGGTGTCGGAGCGGCCGCGGCCGCCTTCGACCACCCGATGCCCTGGCCGGTTCTCGTCGCCGGCGCGCTCATCTGCGCGGGTGCCGCCCTCGCGCCCGACCTCGACCACAAGTCGGCGACCATCTCCCGCGCCTTCGGGCCGGTCTCCCGGGGCCTCTGCGAGATCGTCGACAAGCTGTCGTACGCCGTCTACAAGGCCACCCGCTCCTCCTCCGACCCCCGCAGGTCCGGCGGACACCGGACCCTCACCCACACCTGGCTCTGGGCGGTCCTGATCGGCGCCGGGGCCTCCGTCGCGGCCGTCACCGGCGGCCGCTGGGCCGTCCTCGCGATCCTCTTCGTGCACCTGGTGCTCGCCGTGGAAGGCCTGCTGTGGCGGGCCGCCCGGGTCTCCAGCGACGTCCTGGTCTGGCTGCTCGGCGCCGCCGGCGCCTGGATCCTGGCGGGCGTCCTCGACCAGCCCGGCAACGGCGCCGGCTGGCTCTTCACCGAGCCGGGCCAGGAGTACCTGTGGCTGGGCCTGCCCATCGTCCTCGGCGCGCTCGTGCACGACATCGGCGACGCCCTGACCGTCTCCGGCTGCCCGATCCTGTGGCCCATCCCCGTCGGCCGCAAGCGCTGGTACCCGCTCGGCCCGCCCAAGGGCATGCGCTTCCGGGCCGGCAGCTGGGTCGAGCTCAAGGTCCTGATGCCCGCCTTCATGGTCCTGGGCGGGGTGGGCGGAGCCTCGGCGCTGGGCTTCTTCTAG
- a CDS encoding DEAD/DEAH box helicase encodes MMAGSLIRAECGQDGGVTLIDQLPPTADPDALFEAFSSWAEDRGITLYPAQEEALIEVVSGANVILSTPTGSGKSLVAAGAHFTALANDQVTFYTAPIKALVSEKFFDLCKLFGTENVGMLTGDASVNADAPVICCTAEVLASIALRDGKYADIGQVVMDEFHFYAEQDRGWAWQIPLLELPQAQFVLMSATLGDVSMFEKDLTRRTGRPTSVVRSATRPVPLSYEYRLTPITDTLTELLETKQAPVYIVHFTQAQAVERAQSLMSINMCTREEKDQIAELIGNFRFTTKFGQNLSRYVRHGIGVHHAGMLPKYRRLVEKLAQAGLLKVICGTDTLGVGVNVPIRTVLFTALTKYDGNRVRTLRAREFHQIAGRAGRAGFDTAGFVVAQAPEHVIENEKALAKAGDDPKKRRKVVRKKAPEGFVAWSESTFEKLIEAEPEPLTSRFKVTNIMLLSVIARPGNAFEAMRKLLEDNHEPRKAQLRHIRRAIAIYRSLLDGGVVEQLDEPDAEGRTIRLTVDLQQDFALNQPLSTFALAAFDLLDPESPSYALDMVSVVESTLDDPRQILAAMQNKARGEAVGRMKADGVEYEERMERLQEISYPKPLEELLWHAYNVYRKSHPWVGDHPVSPKSVIRDMYERALTFTEFTSWYELARTEGIVLRYLASAYKALDHTIPDDLKTEDLEDLIAWLGEMVRQVDSSLLDEWEQLANPEVQTAEEAQEKADQVKPVTANARAFRVLVRNAMFRRVELAALDNVDALGELDAESGWDADAWGEAMDAYWDEYDDLGTGPDARGPKLLSIEEDAAHGLWRVRQTFADPNGDHDWGISAEVDLAASDEEGRAVVRVTSVGQL; translated from the coding sequence ATGATGGCCGGTTCCCTCATCCGAGCGGAATGCGGGCAAGATGGGGGCGTGACCCTTATCGATCAGCTGCCGCCGACCGCCGACCCCGACGCCCTCTTCGAGGCCTTCTCCTCCTGGGCCGAGGACCGGGGCATCACGCTCTACCCGGCCCAGGAAGAGGCGCTGATCGAGGTCGTCTCCGGGGCCAACGTGATCTTGTCCACCCCCACCGGATCGGGAAAGTCGCTGGTCGCGGCGGGTGCGCACTTCACCGCGCTCGCCAATGACCAGGTGACCTTCTACACCGCGCCGATCAAGGCGCTGGTGTCGGAGAAGTTCTTCGACCTGTGCAAGCTCTTCGGCACGGAGAACGTCGGCATGCTGACCGGCGACGCCTCCGTGAACGCGGACGCCCCGGTGATCTGCTGCACGGCGGAGGTGCTCGCCTCGATCGCGCTGCGCGACGGCAAGTACGCCGACATCGGCCAGGTCGTCATGGACGAGTTCCACTTCTACGCCGAGCAGGACCGCGGCTGGGCGTGGCAGATCCCGCTCCTGGAACTCCCCCAGGCGCAGTTCGTCCTCATGTCGGCGACGCTCGGCGACGTGTCGATGTTCGAGAAGGACCTGACCCGGCGGACCGGACGCCCGACCTCGGTGGTCCGCTCGGCGACCCGGCCGGTGCCGCTGTCGTACGAGTACCGGCTCACGCCCATCACGGACACCCTGACCGAGCTCCTGGAGACCAAGCAGGCGCCCGTCTACATCGTGCACTTCACGCAGGCGCAGGCCGTCGAGCGCGCGCAGTCGCTGATGAGCATCAACATGTGCACGCGCGAGGAGAAGGACCAGATCGCCGAGCTCATCGGCAACTTCCGCTTCACCACCAAGTTCGGCCAGAACCTCTCGCGGTACGTGCGCCACGGCATCGGCGTGCACCACGCGGGCATGCTGCCGAAGTACCGGCGGCTCGTGGAGAAGCTCGCGCAGGCGGGCCTCCTGAAGGTGATCTGTGGGACGGACACCCTCGGCGTCGGCGTGAACGTGCCGATCCGCACGGTGCTCTTCACGGCCCTCACCAAGTACGACGGCAACCGGGTGCGGACCCTGCGCGCCCGTGAGTTCCACCAGATCGCGGGCCGCGCCGGCCGGGCCGGCTTCGACACCGCCGGTTTCGTGGTGGCGCAGGCCCCCGAGCACGTCATCGAGAACGAGAAGGCGCTCGCGAAGGCCGGCGACGATCCGAAGAAGCGCCGCAAGGTGGTCCGCAAGAAGGCCCCCGAGGGCTTCGTCGCCTGGAGCGAATCGACCTTCGAGAAGCTGATCGAGGCCGAGCCGGAGCCGCTGACCTCCCGCTTCAAGGTCACCAACATCATGCTGCTGTCGGTGATCGCCCGTCCGGGCAACGCCTTCGAGGCGATGCGCAAGCTCCTGGAGGACAACCACGAGCCGCGCAAGGCGCAGCTGCGGCACATCCGCCGGGCCATCGCGATCTACCGTTCGCTGCTCGACGGCGGTGTGGTGGAGCAGCTGGACGAGCCGGACGCCGAGGGCCGCACGATCCGCCTGACGGTCGACCTCCAGCAGGACTTCGCGCTCAACCAGCCGCTGTCGACGTTCGCGCTCGCCGCCTTCGACCTGCTCGACCCGGAGTCCCCTTCGTACGCGCTCGACATGGTCTCGGTCGTCGAGTCGACCCTCGACGACCCGCGCCAGATCCTCGCCGCCATGCAGAACAAGGCGCGCGGGGAGGCCGTCGGGCGGATGAAGGCGGACGGCGTCGAGTACGAGGAGCGGATGGAGCGGCTCCAGGAGATCTCGTACCCGAAGCCGCTGGAGGAGCTGCTCTGGCACGCGTACAACGTGTACCGGAAGTCGCACCCGTGGGTCGGCGACCACCCGGTGTCGCCGAAGTCGGTCATCCGTGACATGTACGAACGGGCCCTGACGTTCACGGAGTTCACCTCCTGGTACGAGCTGGCGCGGACCGAGGGCATCGTCCTGCGGTACCTGGCGAGCGCGTACAAGGCGCTCGACCACACCATCCCGGACGACCTGAAGACCGAGGACCTGGAGGACCTGATCGCCTGGCTGGGCGAGATGGTGCGCCAGGTGGACTCCTCGCTGCTCGACGAGTGGGAGCAGCTGGCCAACCCGGAGGTCCAGACGGCCGAGGAGGCGCAGGAGAAGGCCGACCAGGTCAAGCCGGTCACGGCGAACGCCCGCGCCTTCCGGGTCCTGGTGCGCAACGCGATGTTCCGCCGGGTGGAGCTGGCCGCCCTCGACAACGTCGACGCGCTCGGCGAGCTGGACGCGGAGTCCGGCTGGGACGCGGACGCGTGGGGCGAGGCGATGGACGCGTACTGGGACGAGTACGACGACCTGGGTACGGGCCCGGACGCGCGCGGCCCGAAGCTGCTCTCGATCGAGGAGGACGCGGCGCACGGCCTGTGGCGCGTCCGGCAGACCTTCGCCGACCCGAACGGCGACCATGACTGGGGCATCAGCGCGGAGGTGGATCTCGCGGCCTCCGACGAGGAGGGCCGGGCCGTGGTCCGTGTGACGTCCGTCGGACAGCTGTAG
- a CDS encoding acyl-CoA thioesterase: protein MTNPAERLVDLLDLEQIEVNIFRGRSPQESLQRVFGGQVAGQALVAAGRTTEGDRPVHSLHAYFLRPGRPGVPIVYQVERVRDGRSFTTRRVTAIQEGRTIFNLTASFHRPEEGAFEHQLPPRHLTDPETLPNLADEIREHLGALPEALERMARRQPFDIRYVDRLRWTQEEVKDADPRSAVWMRAVGPLGDDPLVHTCALTYASDMTLLDAVRIPVEPLWGPRGFDMASLDHAMWFHRPFRADEWFLYDQESPIATGGRGLARGRIYDREGRLLVSVVQEGLFRKL from the coding sequence ATGACGAACCCCGCCGAGAGGCTCGTGGACCTGCTCGACCTGGAGCAGATCGAGGTGAACATCTTCCGCGGGCGCAGCCCGCAGGAGTCGCTGCAGCGGGTCTTCGGCGGGCAGGTCGCCGGGCAGGCCCTGGTGGCGGCCGGCCGCACCACGGAGGGCGACCGGCCGGTGCACTCGCTGCACGCCTACTTCCTGCGCCCCGGCCGGCCCGGGGTGCCGATCGTGTACCAGGTGGAGCGGGTGCGCGACGGCCGCTCGTTCACGACGCGCCGGGTCACGGCGATCCAGGAGGGGCGGACGATCTTCAATCTGACGGCCTCCTTCCACAGGCCGGAGGAGGGCGCCTTCGAGCACCAGCTGCCGCCTCGGCACCTGACGGACCCGGAGACCCTGCCGAACCTGGCGGACGAGATCCGGGAACACCTGGGCGCGCTGCCGGAGGCCCTGGAGCGGATGGCCCGCCGGCAGCCCTTCGACATCCGGTACGTGGACCGGCTGCGCTGGACGCAGGAGGAGGTCAAGGACGCGGACCCGCGCTCCGCGGTGTGGATGCGGGCCGTCGGCCCGCTGGGCGACGACCCGCTGGTCCACACGTGCGCGCTGACGTACGCCTCGGACATGACGCTCCTGGACGCGGTCCGCATCCCCGTCGAACCCCTCTGGGGCCCGCGGGGCTTCGACATGGCCTCCCTGGACCACGCGATGTGGTTCCACCGGCCGTTCCGGGCGGACGAGTGGTTCCTGTACGACCAGGAGTCCCCCATCGCGACGGGCGGCCGGGGCCTGGCCCGCGGCCGCATCTACGACCGCGAGGGCAGGCTGTTGGTGTCGGTGGTCCAGGAGGGCCTGTTCAGAAAGCTCTGA
- a CDS encoding RNA ligase (ATP) produces the protein MSTLRVTAEVLTVHPHPDADALELAQVGLYRAVVAKGVYETGDVAVYIPEQAVLPLPLVEELGLTGRLAGGNSDRVKAVRLRGELSQGIVCRPGALAGTDLARAAADGVDFAEVLGITKWVPPIPPTMNGDVEVAPDLLPWVDIENLQRYPDVFEPGEPVVLTEKLHGTACLLTFHAEEGRVQVSSKGFGAKGLALQEDPRNLYWRAVHGHGLAGVAERLAERLGARRVGLFGEVYGSGVQDLAYGADARSETVGYALFDVSAEIDGHVRWFDPEAVLEAGEVALVPRLYSGPYDLDTVLAHASGRETVSGRETHLREGVVIRSATERYSPVTGGRAIAKAVSPAYLTRKGGTEFE, from the coding sequence ATGTCCACCCTGCGCGTCACCGCCGAAGTCCTCACCGTCCATCCGCATCCCGACGCCGACGCCCTGGAGCTCGCCCAGGTCGGGCTCTACCGGGCCGTCGTCGCCAAGGGGGTCTACGAGACGGGTGATGTCGCCGTCTACATCCCCGAGCAGGCCGTGCTGCCCCTCCCGCTCGTCGAGGAGCTGGGGCTCACCGGGCGGCTCGCCGGGGGGAACTCGGACCGGGTGAAGGCGGTGCGGCTGCGTGGGGAGTTGTCGCAGGGGATCGTGTGCAGGCCCGGCGCGCTCGCCGGTACCGATCTGGCGCGGGCGGCCGCCGACGGGGTCGACTTCGCGGAGGTGCTGGGGATCACCAAGTGGGTGCCGCCGATACCGCCGACGATGAACGGGGACGTCGAGGTCGCGCCCGATCTGCTGCCCTGGGTCGACATCGAGAACCTGCAGCGCTATCCCGACGTCTTCGAGCCCGGCGAGCCCGTCGTCCTCACGGAGAAGCTCCACGGCACCGCCTGCCTGCTGACCTTCCACGCCGAGGAGGGCCGCGTCCAGGTCTCCTCCAAGGGGTTCGGGGCGAAGGGCCTCGCCCTCCAGGAGGATCCGCGCAACCTGTACTGGCGCGCCGTCCACGGGCACGGGCTCGCCGGTGTCGCCGAGCGGCTCGCCGAGCGCCTCGGCGCCCGCCGGGTGGGGCTCTTCGGCGAGGTGTACGGCTCCGGGGTGCAGGACCTCGCCTACGGCGCCGACGCCCGCTCCGAGACCGTCGGGTACGCGCTGTTCGACGTGTCCGCCGAGATCGACGGACACGTCCGGTGGTTCGACCCGGAGGCCGTGCTCGAGGCCGGTGAGGTGGCGCTCGTACCGCGGCTGTACTCCGGGCCGTACGACCTCGACACCGTCCTCGCGCACGCGAGCGGCCGCGAGACCGTTTCCGGACGGGAGACGCACCTGCGGGAGGGCGTCGTCATCCGGTCCGCGACCGAGCGGTACAGCCCGGTCACCGGCGGCCGGGCCATCGCCAAGGCCGTCAGCCCGGCCTATCTGACCCGCAAGGGCGGCACCGAGTTCGAGTGA
- a CDS encoding DUF6011 domain-containing protein: protein MGDEPLAIAIDSTPEPGPRRVHCRLCGRPLTGADSRRTGLGPTCDAKLHPPAPDIRTRRHEVEQDTLPGLDDEQ, encoded by the coding sequence ATGGGAGACGAACCACTGGCAATCGCGATCGATTCCACACCGGAGCCAGGACCGCGCCGCGTCCACTGCCGCCTCTGCGGCCGCCCCCTGACCGGCGCCGACTCCCGCCGCACGGGCCTGGGCCCCACCTGCGACGCCAAACTCCACCCCCCGGCCCCGGACATCCGCACCCGCCGCCACGAGGTGGAACAGGACACGCTGCCGGGCCTCGACGACGAGCAGTAG